One window of Dendropsophus ebraccatus isolate aDenEbr1 chromosome 13, aDenEbr1.pat, whole genome shotgun sequence genomic DNA carries:
- the ANKRD63 gene encoding ankyrin repeat domain-containing protein 63, whose protein sequence is MLRPRDLRRSSGTRTFLDAMHGGKVHLARFVLDALDRRIVNSPAGDEGRTPLMFAVCLREPELRSRFVRLLLDKGADVNGRDESGRTALSLACELGHLDAVKLLVQHSADPEIPDRHGNRALMYAASCGHSAELLFLLRSYKRFGLRLDATNRAGISALDAARVSGHWECERALSGRSGRSPDSSYGESPARSPKPLSRHMLARFSRRFSHRRGEEEEESRGQPRGILVRSASCSPAHTEEEEAALPPEKASLRIPELVIQRAYSWDGSSTGDTSPCSRLLRRVTSPDFCQGLCRGLSGDDLPFYPVDLRRERRGSDCSRSQLLPTSNRQALAL, encoded by the coding sequence ATGCTCCGTCCCCGGGACCTCCGGCGCAGCTCGGGCACCCGGACCTTCCTGGACGCCATGCACGGTGGTAAGGTGCACCTTGCCCGCTTCGTGCTGGACGCCCTGGACCGGCGGATCGTGAACTCCCCGGCGGGGGATGAGGGCCGCACCCCGCTCATGTTCGCCGTCTGCCTGCGGGAGCCGGAGCTGCGGAGCCGCTTCGTGCGGTTGTTGCTGGACAAGGGCGCGGATGTGAACGGCAGAGACGAGTCGGGGCGCACGGCGCTGAGCCTGGCCTGTGAGCTCGGACACCTGGACGCCGTGAAGCTGCTGGTGCAGCACAGCGCCGACCCGGAGATCCCGGACAGGCACGGTAACCGGGCGCTCATGTACGCGGCCTCGTGCGGCCACAGCGCCgagctcctcttcctgctccgcTCCTACAAGCGCTTCGGGCTCCGCCTGGACGCCACCAACCGGGCGGGGATCTCGGCTCTGGACGCCGCCCGGGTGTCCGGTCACTGGGAGTGTGAGCGAGCCCTGAGCGGGCGCAGCGGCCGGAGCCCGGACTCCAGCTACGGGGAGagccccgcccgcagccccaagCCGCTGTCCCGGCACATGCTGGCGCGCTTCTCCCGGCGCTTCTCTCAccgcaggggggaggaggaggaggagagccgcGGGCAGCCCCGGGGGATCCTCGTCCGCTCCGCCAGCTGTTCTCCCGCCcacacggaggaggaggaggctgccctGCCCCCGGAGAAGGCTTCCCTGCGCATCCCGGAGCTCGTTATACAGCGGGCGTACAGCTGGGACGGCTCCAGCACCGGGGACACCTCACCGTGCAGCCGCCTgctccgccgggtcacctcacCGGACTTCTGCCAGGGACTGTGCCGGGGGCTGTCGGGGGATGATCTGCCCTTTTACCCCGTGGACCTacggagggagaggaggggaagtGACTGCAGCCGGAGCCAGCTCCTACCGACCAGCAACCGGCAGGCCCTGGCCTTGTGA